The Streptomyces sp. NBC_01317 genomic interval CACCACACGGGGTGTCCAGCCGTCCCGCCAGCCCACGCGCTCGCGCTTGCCGTCCGCCTCCTTCTTGCCCTGGTCGGCGGAGCCCGGCAGCATCGACCGGCCAGCCACCGCCCCGATGACCGCCAGCACCACGCTGACCAGCAGGAAGTGCTGGGTGAAGGAGAGGCCGGTCTTCACGGCGATGCCGCCGAGGACGGCGCCGACCATCGTCCCGATGCTCCAGGCCGCGTGACAGCTGTTCATGATGGGGCGTTCCAGGGCCCGTTCGACGGCGATGGCGTGGGCGTTCATGGAGACGTCCACCAGGCCGTTGACCGCGCCGAACACCAGCAGGGCCGCACCGAACTGGACCCGGTCGCCGGCGAGCGCGATCCCGGCCAGGGAGAGGGGCAGCGCGACCATGGTGGTCCGTGCGATCGGGCCGCTGCCGAAGCGCGCGACCAGCGCCCCGGCCGTCTGGAGCGTGACCAGGCCGGTGACGACCGGCAGGAGGAGGAAGAGGCCGAGCTGGCCGTTGGAGAGCGCGTATTCCGTCTTCAACGACGGCATTCGCAGGTAGTAGTTGGCGAAGAGCAGCCCGGCGATCAGGAACGGCGCGGGCGCCGCCCAGCGGGCGCGGCTCGGCGGAACCACCCCTCCGCTCGGGGCCGCTTGTTCCACCCGGTCCGCCTCGCTCACCGAAGTGGCCCGGTCGGGTACCACGTCCTCAGGCACGGT includes:
- a CDS encoding MFS transporter, which encodes MTVPEDVVPDRATSVSEADRVEQAAPSGGVVPPSRARWAAPAPFLIAGLLFANYYLRMPSLKTEYALSNGQLGLFLLLPVVTGLVTLQTAGALVARFGSGPIARTTMVALPLSLAGIALAGDRVQFGAALLVFGAVNGLVDVSMNAHAIAVERALERPIMNSCHAAWSIGTMVGAVLGGIAVKTGLSFTQHFLLVSVVLAVIGAVAGRSMLPGSADQGKKEADGKRERVGWRDGWTPRVVVLGLTGTVVLVSESAVGDWSGIFLRDELGATLATASLAYIAFSFCQTGGRLVGDRLNQKYGPSVLVRWGGAIAVAGLTVVVFSPTPAVAVAGFGLHGAGLSVIVPIIFSAVGHGAADGETGSATAALAKVNTLTYGGFLAGPMLVGLFADGFGLTMTLAGLLVVLAVTVSTGLRRV